Proteins found in one Amycolatopsis umgeniensis genomic segment:
- a CDS encoding D-alanine--D-alanine ligase — MVDRTVAVLAGGLSHERDVSLRSGRRLSVALRAEGLIVEEWDTDAGLLERLRTQRPDAAIVALHGGEGENGAVQTVLEMLDVPYVGTSSQGCRRAWDKPTAKALVANAGFTTPDWVVLPHSTFRELGAQAVLDAMVETLGLPLILKPDQGGSALGAQVVKEASEMPGAMVGCFAYGDTVLAEKFVSGVEVAVTVIEGEHGPEALPAVEIVPESGVYDYTARYTAGLTDFFTPARISDDAAKAVGELAVAAHRQLGLRDISRTDAVVTDDGTVYFLAVNPSPGLTETSIVPMAIEAGGGTLGSVFADLVGRAIARKS; from the coding sequence GTGGTCGACCGCACCGTCGCCGTACTCGCAGGCGGACTTTCCCACGAACGCGATGTCTCTCTTCGCTCCGGACGACGGCTGTCGGTCGCGCTGCGGGCGGAGGGGCTCATCGTCGAAGAGTGGGACACCGACGCGGGCCTGCTCGAACGTCTTCGCACCCAGCGCCCCGACGCGGCCATCGTCGCCCTTCACGGTGGTGAGGGGGAGAACGGTGCGGTGCAGACGGTGCTGGAAATGCTCGACGTCCCCTACGTCGGCACCAGTTCGCAGGGCTGCCGCCGCGCTTGGGACAAGCCGACGGCCAAGGCGCTGGTCGCCAACGCGGGCTTCACGACGCCGGACTGGGTCGTGCTGCCGCACAGCACCTTCCGCGAGCTCGGCGCGCAGGCCGTGCTGGACGCGATGGTCGAGACCCTCGGCCTGCCCCTGATCCTCAAGCCCGACCAGGGTGGTTCGGCGCTCGGTGCCCAGGTCGTCAAGGAGGCCTCGGAAATGCCCGGCGCGATGGTCGGCTGCTTCGCGTACGGCGACACCGTTCTCGCGGAGAAGTTCGTCTCCGGCGTCGAGGTGGCTGTGACGGTCATCGAAGGCGAGCATGGGCCCGAAGCCCTGCCCGCGGTCGAGATCGTGCCGGAGAGTGGCGTGTACGACTACACCGCCCGCTACACCGCCGGGCTGACCGACTTCTTCACCCCGGCGCGGATCTCCGACGACGCGGCCAAGGCCGTCGGCGAACTCGCCGTCGCCGCGCACCGGCAACTCGGACTTCGCGACATCTCGCGCACCGACGCCGTGGTCACCGACGACGGCACGGTCTACTTCCTCGCGGTGAACCCGTCGCCGGGCCTCACCGAGACGTCGATCGTGCCCATGGCGATCGAGGCCGGTGGCGGCACGCTCGGATCGGTCTTCGCCGACCTCGTCGGACGGGCGATCGCCCGCAAGAGCTGA
- a CDS encoding GNAT family N-acetyltransferase translates to MSRRVVGVTLDNLEHLPKSCRRCVYWELAPHMKAQAEEYGATEVEKEAWVSSVLLEWGSCGRIVYSDTLPVGFVLYAPPNAVPRSLAFPTSPPGPDAVLLTAFQILPEFQGGGLGRMLVQAVAKDLTKRGVRAIEAFGDAKPDETDPDGGHSCVLPAAFLQSVGFKTVRPHPRWPRLRLELRSAISWKEDVEAALERLLGQVSITTAEPSLGRA, encoded by the coding sequence GTGTCGCGTCGCGTCGTGGGCGTAACCCTGGACAACCTCGAACATTTGCCCAAGAGCTGCCGCCGCTGCGTGTACTGGGAGCTGGCGCCGCATATGAAGGCGCAGGCCGAGGAGTACGGCGCGACAGAGGTCGAAAAGGAAGCCTGGGTCTCCAGCGTGCTGCTGGAATGGGGCTCCTGCGGCCGGATCGTCTACAGCGACACCTTGCCTGTCGGCTTCGTGCTCTACGCGCCGCCGAACGCCGTGCCGCGTTCGCTGGCCTTCCCCACTTCACCGCCCGGCCCGGACGCGGTCCTGCTGACCGCCTTTCAGATCCTCCCCGAGTTCCAGGGCGGCGGACTCGGCCGGATGCTGGTGCAGGCCGTCGCGAAGGATCTGACCAAACGCGGGGTCCGCGCGATCGAAGCCTTCGGCGACGCCAAGCCCGACGAGACCGATCCGGACGGCGGGCACAGCTGTGTGCTGCCCGCCGCGTTCCTGCAGAGCGTCGGGTTCAAAACCGTGCGGCCCCATCCGCGGTGGCCGCGACTGCGGCTGGAACTGCGGTCGGCGATTTCGTGGAAGGAAGACGTGGAGGCGGCCCTCGAGCGGCTGCTCGGCCAGGTCTCCATCACCACCGCCGAGCCGAGCCTGGGTCGCGCCTGA
- a CDS encoding PLP-dependent aminotransferase family protein, protein MTENRPVRPQSGRHNLDPHLDRYAARTAGMTASEIRALFAVASRPEVVSLAGGMPNLAALPLDTLSTQVSELIAEDGLVALQYGSAHGVPALREQICEVMALEGIKAHPDDVVVTVGSQMGLDMVTRLFCDPGDVIIAEGPSYVGALGSFAAYQANVVHVAMDDHGLVPEGLRAALAETKKTGQRVKFLYTIPNFHNPGGVTLAVERRAEIVEICREHDILIVEDNPYGLLGFSGQTYPALRSIDPDNVVYLGSFSKTFASGLRVGWVLAPHAVREKLVLAAESATLCPPTLNQLIVSRYLSTHDWQGQIKTFRENYRERRDAILSALDQHMPAGCSWTKPDGGFYVWMTVPEGVDTKAMLPRAVTARVAYASGTGFYADGFGSRQLRLSYCYPTPERIREGVRRLAAVLESEMDLARTFGNVSPRAISGPQNPSPDTV, encoded by the coding sequence ATGACCGAGAATCGCCCTGTCAGGCCGCAGAGCGGCCGACACAACCTCGACCCGCATCTCGACCGCTACGCCGCGCGTACGGCCGGAATGACTGCTTCCGAGATCAGGGCCTTGTTCGCGGTGGCCAGTCGCCCCGAGGTGGTCTCGCTCGCCGGCGGGATGCCGAACCTCGCCGCCCTCCCGCTGGACACGCTGTCCACGCAGGTCAGCGAGCTCATCGCCGAAGACGGACTGGTCGCGCTCCAGTACGGTTCCGCGCACGGCGTCCCCGCGCTGCGCGAGCAGATCTGCGAAGTCATGGCCCTCGAGGGCATCAAAGCCCACCCGGACGACGTCGTCGTGACTGTCGGCTCTCAGATGGGCCTCGACATGGTCACCCGGCTGTTCTGCGACCCGGGCGACGTCATCATCGCCGAAGGACCTTCTTACGTCGGCGCGCTCGGCTCCTTCGCCGCGTACCAGGCGAACGTCGTGCACGTCGCGATGGACGACCACGGGCTGGTCCCCGAAGGGCTGCGAGCCGCGCTGGCGGAGACCAAGAAGACGGGCCAGCGGGTCAAGTTCCTCTACACGATCCCCAACTTCCACAACCCCGGCGGCGTCACGCTGGCCGTCGAGCGCCGCGCGGAGATCGTGGAGATCTGCCGTGAGCACGACATCCTCATCGTCGAGGACAACCCGTACGGACTGCTCGGCTTCAGCGGGCAGACGTATCCGGCGCTCCGCTCGATCGACCCCGACAATGTCGTGTACCTGGGCTCGTTCTCGAAGACCTTCGCTTCGGGCCTGCGGGTCGGCTGGGTGCTCGCACCGCACGCCGTCCGGGAGAAACTCGTGCTCGCGGCCGAGTCCGCGACACTTTGTCCGCCAACGCTTAACCAGTTGATCGTGTCGCGTTACCTCTCGACTCATGACTGGCAGGGCCAGATCAAGACCTTCCGCGAGAACTACCGGGAGCGCCGGGACGCGATCCTGTCCGCGCTCGATCAGCACATGCCCGCCGGCTGCAGCTGGACCAAACCCGACGGCGGTTTCTACGTCTGGATGACCGTCCCCGAGGGCGTGGACACGAAGGCGATGCTGCCGAGGGCCGTCACCGCCCGGGTCGCGTACGCCTCCGGAACCGGTTTCTACGCCGACGGTTTCGGCAGCAGGCAGCTGCGCCTTTCCTACTGCTACCCGACGCCAGAGCGGATCCGCGAAGGCGTCAGAAGGCTCGCCGCGGTGCTCGAGTCCGAAATGGACCTCGCGCGTACCTTCGGTAACGTGAGCCCACGCGCGATCTCGGGGCCACAAAACCCCTCTCCGGACACGGTCTGA